One Campylobacterota bacterium DNA segment encodes these proteins:
- the ileS gene encoding isoleucine--tRNA ligase has translation MDYKDTLLLPQTEFPMRGNLVSNEPARYAAWIAKDVYARMKANRQGAQSFTLHDGPPYANGHTHIGHALNKILKDIIVKYHYFNGKSVRFTPGWDCHGLPIEQQVEKKLGGKQKKELLSTAEVRRLCREHASEFIDIQREEFKKLGVVADWDNPYLTMDYKFEANIYRTLCSVAKKGLLIERSKPVYWSWAERTALAEAEVEYEDKEDYSIYVAFELSDEAKVRVGIEGSAAIVIWTTTPWTLPANTGISLNPDEMYVRTSDGYIVAEKRYEALLEEGVFTGTVVQKIEAKKFENLYAINPLNGRGSHLVLGEHVLMDNGSGCVHTAPGHGEDDYRVGLRYNLEVVMPVDETGCYDQTVVREKLLPKAEEFVGMHIFKANEPIIELLGDKALKVSKFRHSYPHCWRSHTPLIYRATKQWFISVDGTPDGESKSLREIAKDEVAKTAFYPESGRNRLGSMVENRPDWCISRQRDWGVPIAFFRVKATGEVILDEKVLNFIAMIFEMHGTDAWYSMEIAELLYPGCPYKPEELEKVTDILDVWFDSGSTWNAVLKSRNYDAGTYPADLYIEGSDQHRGWFQSSLFLSASVEHIAPYKALLTHGFTVDEKGEKMSKSKGNVVAPESVLKEYGSEILRLWVAMSDYQGDLKISANILKQTAEQYRKLRNTFRIMLANLDGLEQIVPYSEMGEIDKWIVAKAKEVFDETHRLFGEYNFVHGMSGLNYFIVNELSGIYIDITKDRMYCDDADSPERRSSQSAMAIIARSMLGLIAPILTYTADEIFEHAPAVIKGGAADIFDLVYTSIDPVESTWNEEYMKAVREALNEIVDTLKKEKVIKNTLELVVSSADPKAKSLRKSDAEEYLVISKWCACVLDDVKATFEIDGELYNVALATKAKCPRCWKYHSENEETLCPRCAKVVSGWMVAE, from the coding sequence ATGGATTATAAAGATACCCTCCTCCTGCCGCAGACCGAGTTCCCGATGCGCGGAAACCTGGTCTCCAACGAACCTGCGCGTTATGCCGCATGGATCGCCAAAGACGTCTATGCCCGGATGAAAGCCAACCGTCAGGGCGCCCAAAGCTTTACGCTGCACGACGGTCCTCCCTACGCCAACGGCCACACCCACATCGGTCACGCGCTGAACAAAATTCTCAAAGACATCATCGTCAAATACCATTATTTCAACGGCAAGTCGGTCCGGTTCACCCCGGGTTGGGACTGCCACGGACTCCCGATCGAACAGCAGGTCGAGAAAAAACTGGGGGGAAAACAGAAAAAAGAGCTTCTCAGTACCGCCGAAGTGCGCCGTCTCTGCCGCGAGCATGCGAGCGAGTTCATCGACATCCAGCGCGAGGAGTTCAAAAAGCTCGGCGTCGTCGCCGACTGGGATAACCCTTACCTGACGATGGATTATAAATTCGAAGCCAACATTTACCGTACCCTGTGCTCGGTGGCGAAGAAAGGGCTGCTGATCGAGCGTTCCAAACCGGTTTACTGGAGCTGGGCGGAGCGCACGGCGCTGGCCGAAGCCGAAGTGGAGTACGAGGACAAAGAGGACTATTCGATCTACGTCGCGTTCGAACTCTCCGATGAAGCCAAAGTCCGCGTTGGAATCGAAGGCAGTGCCGCGATCGTTATCTGGACGACGACACCGTGGACGCTCCCGGCCAATACCGGTATTTCACTTAACCCCGATGAAATGTACGTCCGCACTTCCGATGGCTACATCGTCGCCGAAAAACGCTACGAAGCACTTCTGGAAGAGGGCGTTTTCACCGGAACGGTCGTTCAGAAGATCGAAGCAAAAAAATTCGAAAACCTGTATGCGATCAATCCGCTCAACGGGCGGGGATCGCACCTGGTTCTGGGCGAACACGTATTGATGGACAACGGTTCGGGATGCGTTCACACCGCGCCGGGACACGGGGAAGACGACTACCGTGTCGGGTTGCGCTACAACCTTGAAGTGGTGATGCCCGTCGATGAGACGGGATGCTACGATCAGACCGTCGTTCGCGAAAAGCTTCTTCCGAAGGCGGAAGAATTTGTCGGGATGCACATCTTTAAAGCGAACGAGCCGATCATCGAGCTTCTTGGCGATAAGGCGCTTAAAGTATCCAAATTTCGCCACTCCTATCCGCACTGCTGGCGTTCGCACACGCCGCTCATTTACCGTGCGACGAAGCAGTGGTTCATCAGTGTCGACGGAACGCCTGATGGCGAATCCAAATCGCTTCGCGAGATCGCCAAAGACGAAGTGGCCAAAACGGCGTTTTATCCCGAGAGTGGGCGCAACCGTCTGGGATCGATGGTCGAAAACCGCCCAGACTGGTGTATTTCCCGTCAGCGCGACTGGGGGGTTCCCATCGCGTTTTTTCGCGTCAAGGCCACCGGAGAGGTGATTCTGGACGAGAAAGTCCTCAACTTCATCGCGATGATTTTCGAAATGCACGGAACCGATGCGTGGTATTCGATGGAAATTGCCGAACTGCTTTATCCCGGATGCCCCTACAAGCCCGAAGAACTCGAAAAAGTGACCGACATCCTCGACGTCTGGTTCGATAGCGGATCGACCTGGAACGCGGTCCTGAAATCGCGCAACTACGACGCGGGGACCTATCCGGCAGACCTGTACATCGAAGGAAGCGACCAGCACCGCGGATGGTTCCAGAGTTCGCTCTTCCTGAGCGCGTCGGTCGAGCACATCGCCCCCTACAAAGCGCTTCTCACCCACGGGTTCACCGTCGATGAAAAGGGCGAGAAGATGTCCAAATCCAAAGGGAACGTCGTCGCTCCAGAATCGGTGCTCAAAGAGTATGGCAGTGAAATTCTCCGCCTCTGGGTTGCCATGAGCGACTATCAGGGAGATCTGAAAATTTCGGCCAACATCCTCAAACAGACGGCCGAGCAGTACCGCAAGCTGCGCAACACGTTCCGGATCATGCTCGCCAACCTCGACGGGCTGGAGCAGATCGTCCCCTACAGCGAAATGGGGGAGATCGACAAATGGATCGTTGCCAAAGCCAAGGAAGTATTCGACGAAACGCACCGTCTCTTCGGCGAATACAATTTCGTCCACGGGATGAGCGGCTTGAACTACTTCATTGTTAACGAACTCAGCGGCATCTACATCGACATCACCAAAGACCGGATGTACTGTGACGATGCTGATTCGCCCGAGCGCCGTTCATCGCAAAGCGCGATGGCGATCATCGCCCGTTCGATGCTGGGGTTGATCGCTCCGATCCTCACTTATACGGCCGATGAGATTTTTGAACACGCTCCTGCGGTAATCAAAGGCGGAGCCGCCGATATTTTCGATCTTGTTTACACGTCGATCGATCCGGTTGAAAGTACGTGGAACGAAGAGTACATGAAAGCGGTTCGTGAAGCGCTTAATGAGATCGTTGATACTCTCAAAAAAGAGAAAGTGATTAAAAATACCCTCGAACTGGTCGTTTCAAGTGCCGATCCGAAAGCCAAAAGCCTCAGAAAGAGCGATGCCGAAGAGTACCTGGTGATCTCCAAATGGTGCGCGTGCGTACTTGATGACGTCAAAGCGACTTTCGAGATCGACGGGGAACTTTACAACGTAGCGCTTGCGACGAAAGCCAAATGCCCCCGCTGCTGGAAATACCACAGCGAGAACGAAGAGACGCTTTGCCCCCGTTGCGCCAAGGTTGTTTCGGGCTGGATGGTCGCCGAATGA
- the gatA gene encoding Asp-tRNA(Asn)/Glu-tRNA(Gln) amidotransferase subunit GatA — MITLKEALKLSKEEVAKLKEELKAKIEAKSELNAYIDVLNVGEGIPIAIKDNIQVKGWSITSGSNILKGYIAPYNATVIEKMLDAGLSPFGRTNMDEFAMGSTTESSCYGKTLNPLNPSRVPGGSSGGSAAAVAAGLAVAALGSDTGGSIRQPAAFCGIVGMKPTYGRVSRYGLGAYASSLDQIGPMTQNVEDAAILYDIIQGYDPKDSTSAERQDGKVSDKLDPGVKLTIAIVPDYVKDASQEVRDAYAKAVEALKNAGHTIVEKSLMDPKYDISAYYITATAEATTNLARYDGIRYGNRVEGENLKDTFLQTRSKGFGTEVQRRIMLGNFVLSSGYYDAYYVKAQKVRTLIQEEYNKLFEEVDLILTPVAPRTAYEFGALSDPLEMYLSDIYTISVNLAGLPAISLPVDTAPDGMPVGLQLIAAPYAEQTLFNGALSLETKLKG, encoded by the coding sequence ATGATAACACTCAAAGAAGCGTTAAAGCTCTCCAAAGAAGAGGTTGCCAAGCTCAAAGAGGAACTGAAAGCGAAGATAGAAGCGAAGAGTGAACTCAACGCTTACATCGATGTCCTCAATGTCGGAGAGGGGATTCCGATCGCGATCAAAGACAACATCCAGGTCAAGGGATGGTCGATCACAAGCGGCTCGAATATCCTCAAAGGATACATCGCTCCGTACAACGCGACGGTGATCGAAAAAATGCTTGATGCGGGGCTCAGTCCGTTCGGGCGGACCAATATGGACGAATTCGCGATGGGATCAACAACCGAGAGCAGCTGCTATGGTAAAACCCTCAACCCTCTCAACCCCAGCCGCGTCCCCGGCGGAAGCTCGGGCGGATCGGCGGCGGCGGTTGCTGCGGGGTTGGCCGTGGCGGCATTGGGAAGCGATACGGGCGGATCGATCCGTCAGCCTGCCGCGTTCTGTGGAATCGTCGGGATGAAACCGACTTATGGGCGGGTAAGCCGATACGGTTTGGGAGCGTATGCGAGTTCTCTCGATCAGATCGGACCGATGACCCAGAATGTCGAAGACGCGGCAATCCTGTACGACATCATCCAAGGATATGATCCTAAAGATTCGACAAGCGCCGAACGCCAAGACGGTAAAGTCAGCGACAAACTTGATCCCGGCGTCAAACTGACGATCGCCATCGTCCCCGATTATGTCAAGGACGCATCCCAAGAAGTTCGCGATGCCTACGCCAAAGCGGTTGAAGCGTTGAAAAACGCCGGGCATACGATTGTCGAAAAATCTCTGATGGACCCGAAATACGACATATCGGCCTACTACATCACCGCTACCGCGGAAGCGACCACGAACCTTGCCCGCTACGACGGGATCCGTTACGGCAACCGGGTTGAGGGGGAAAACCTCAAAGATACGTTCCTCCAAACCCGCTCGAAAGGGTTCGGAACCGAAGTGCAACGGCGGATCATGCTCGGGAACTTCGTCCTCTCGTCGGGATACTACGATGCGTATTACGTCAAGGCGCAAAAAGTGCGGACTCTGATTCAAGAAGAGTATAATAAGCTTTTCGAAGAAGTCGATCTGATCCTTACTCCTGTAGCGCCCCGGACGGCGTACGAGTTCGGCGCTCTGAGCGATCCGCTCGAGATGTATCTGAGCGACATCTATACCATTTCGGTCAACCTTGCCGGGCTTCCGGCCATCTCGCTTCCGGTCGATACGGCTCCGGACGGGATGCCGGTCGGATTGCAGCTGATAGCCGCTCCGTATGCGGAGCAAACCCTGTTCAACGGGGCGCTGAGCCTCGAAACAAAGCTTAAAGGATAA
- the guaB gene encoding IMP dehydrogenase: protein MNIRKRALTFEDVLLIPKYSEVLPKEVSLKTMLTRNIPLNIPMVSAAMDTVTEYRAAIAMAHLGGIGIIHKNMDIETQVKQVKKVKKSESGIIIDPIYVLPDATLADAEQLMSEFKISGVPVVDAHNKLLGILTNRDMRFEKDLKKQAHMVMTPMPLVTAKAGITLEEAEQIMHKNKIEKLPIIDDEGCLKGLITIKDIKKRIEYPHANKDDFGRLRVGAAIGVGQIDRARALVDAGVDVLVLDSAHGHSKGIIDTVKAIKKEMVIDIIAGNVATAEATEALIEAGVDGVKVGIGPGSICTTRIVAGVGVPQISAIDECAGAARKHGVPVIADGGIRYSGDIAKALAVGASAIMAGSLLAGTEESPGDTIMYQGRQYKAYRGMGSIGAMTKGSTDRYFQEGTAADKLVPEGIEGRVPYRGTIAAVVHQMMGGLRSSMGYCGSESIPVFWEKAEFVEITSAGLKESHVHDVIITQEAPNYHV from the coding sequence ATGAATATTCGTAAACGTGCCCTCACATTTGAAGACGTGCTTCTCATCCCAAAATACTCCGAGGTTCTCCCGAAAGAGGTGAGTCTCAAAACGATGCTGACCCGTAACATCCCGTTGAACATTCCGATGGTATCCGCGGCGATGGATACGGTGACCGAATACCGTGCGGCGATTGCGATGGCGCATCTGGGGGGAATCGGGATCATCCACAAGAACATGGACATCGAAACGCAGGTCAAACAGGTCAAAAAAGTGAAAAAATCCGAAAGCGGGATTATCATCGATCCGATCTACGTTCTGCCGGACGCAACTCTCGCCGATGCGGAGCAGCTCATGAGCGAGTTTAAAATTTCGGGTGTTCCGGTTGTGGATGCCCATAACAAACTGCTCGGCATTTTGACCAACCGCGACATGCGTTTTGAAAAAGATCTCAAAAAACAGGCCCACATGGTGATGACGCCGATGCCTCTGGTCACCGCGAAAGCCGGAATCACCCTCGAAGAAGCCGAGCAGATCATGCACAAAAACAAGATCGAAAAGCTCCCCATCATCGATGACGAAGGGTGTCTCAAAGGGTTGATCACGATCAAGGATATCAAAAAACGGATCGAATACCCGCACGCCAACAAAGACGATTTCGGACGTCTTCGCGTCGGCGCCGCGATCGGCGTAGGTCAGATCGACCGCGCCCGCGCCCTGGTGGACGCGGGAGTGGACGTTCTCGTCCTCGACTCGGCACACGGCCATTCCAAAGGGATCATTGACACCGTCAAAGCGATTAAAAAAGAGATGGTCATCGACATCATCGCCGGCAACGTTGCGACGGCTGAAGCGACCGAAGCACTCATCGAAGCGGGTGTCGACGGCGTCAAAGTCGGTATCGGACCCGGTTCGATCTGTACGACCCGTATCGTTGCCGGTGTCGGCGTACCGCAGATTTCGGCGATTGATGAATGTGCGGGCGCGGCACGCAAACACGGCGTCCCCGTCATTGCCGACGGCGGTATCCGCTATTCGGGAGATATCGCCAAAGCGTTGGCGGTCGGCGCGAGCGCCATCATGGCCGGATCGCTTCTGGCCGGTACGGAGGAATCTCCGGGCGATACGATCATGTACCAGGGGCGCCAGTACAAAGCGTACCGCGGGATGGGGTCCATCGGTGCGATGACCAAAGGATCGACCGACCGTTATTTCCAGGAAGGGACCGCTGCCGACAAGCTCGTCCCCGAAGGGATCGAGGGGCGCGTACCTTATCGCGGGACGATCGCGGCCGTCGTCCACCAGATGATGGGCGGTCTGCGTTCGTCGATGGGATACTGCGGAAGCGAAAGCATTCCCGTCTTTTGGGAGAAAGCGGAATTCGTGGAGATCACCAGCGCGGGGCTGAAAGAGTCGCACGTCCATGACGTCATTATCACGCAGGAAGCGCCGAATTATCACGTATAA
- a CDS encoding O-acetylhomoserine aminocarboxypropyltransferase/cysteine synthase family protein → MQLQTDAIHAGYDKDTQSTMAVPIYQTTAYEFRDVEHAANLFALKELGNIYTRLNNPTTDVFEKRFAALEGGAAGLATSSGMAAIFYAIANAAEAGDNIVCARQLYGGTLTQAAHTLKRFGIQARFFNVHNPEEIEALVDDKTKAIFFETLTNPSIDVADIGAIAAIAKKHGILTIVDNTVATPVLCRPLEHGVDVVVHSASKYTTGQGLAIGGIMVERHGLADLIKGNARYPQFNESDESYHGLVYVDVPLPLFTLRARLSLLRDLGAVVSPFNSWLFIQGIETLALRMREHSRNALAVAEFLEAHPKVKKVNYPGLASNANYANAQRYFEDGMSSGLLSFEVESFEEAKKIVDATNLFSLVVNIGDSKSIITHPASTTHQQLSNEELIACGVPAGLIRLSIGLEDSRDLINDLKQALDA, encoded by the coding sequence ATGCAACTTCAAACCGATGCCATCCATGCCGGATACGACAAAGATACCCAAAGCACGATGGCCGTCCCCATTTACCAGACCACGGCTTACGAGTTCCGTGATGTTGAGCATGCGGCCAACCTGTTTGCTCTTAAAGAGCTCGGGAACATCTATACCCGTTTGAACAACCCGACGACCGACGTGTTCGAAAAACGTTTCGCCGCACTCGAAGGCGGGGCGGCGGGTCTGGCGACATCAAGCGGAATGGCGGCCATTTTTTACGCGATCGCCAATGCCGCCGAAGCCGGAGACAATATCGTCTGCGCCAGACAGCTCTACGGCGGAACCCTCACCCAGGCGGCCCACACCCTCAAACGGTTTGGAATCCAGGCACGGTTTTTCAACGTCCACAACCCAGAAGAGATCGAAGCACTCGTCGATGACAAAACCAAGGCGATCTTCTTTGAGACCCTTACCAACCCCAGCATCGATGTCGCCGACATCGGTGCGATTGCGGCCATTGCCAAAAAGCACGGCATCCTCACGATTGTCGACAATACCGTCGCGACCCCGGTACTGTGCCGTCCGCTGGAACACGGGGTGGATGTCGTCGTCCACAGTGCCAGCAAATACACGACGGGGCAGGGACTCGCGATCGGTGGGATCATGGTCGAACGGCACGGTCTTGCGGACCTGATCAAAGGAAACGCACGCTACCCGCAGTTCAACGAGAGCGACGAGAGCTATCACGGCCTCGTGTACGTCGACGTTCCTCTGCCGCTCTTTACGCTGCGAGCCCGGCTGTCGCTTTTGCGCGATCTGGGTGCAGTCGTATCGCCGTTTAATTCGTGGCTCTTTATCCAGGGGATCGAAACCCTTGCGCTGCGGATGCGGGAACACTCGCGCAACGCGCTGGCCGTCGCGGAATTTCTCGAAGCCCATCCGAAAGTGAAAAAAGTCAATTATCCGGGGCTGGCGAGCAACGCCAATTACGCCAATGCGCAGCGCTATTTCGAGGACGGTATGTCCAGCGGGTTGCTCAGTTTCGAGGTGGAGAGTTTCGAAGAGGCCAAAAAAATCGTCGACGCGACGAATCTTTTCTCCCTCGTCGTCAACATCGGCGATTCCAAATCGATTATCACCCATCCGGCCTCCACGACCCATCAGCAGCTTTCGAACGAAGAACTGATCGCCTGCGGCGTCCCTGCGGGACTTATCCGCCTCAGTATCGGTCTTGAAGACAGCCGGGATCTGATCAACGACCTCAAACAGGCGTTGGACGCGTAA
- a CDS encoding homoserine O-acetyltransferase: MLNLQIHSEHFTNPLYLESGRILEPYDIVYETYGELNDAKDNVVVICHALTGSHHAAGTYEGDNKPGWWDGLIGPGKAVDTDRFFVICTNVIGSCFGSTGPMSLRYPYNEPYRYKFPVITILDMVKAQRILFDRLGIHEVHAIIGGSMGGMQALAFGVFFPNFAKKIIAMATTAATQPWAIAFNKVAQEAILRDPDFKNGYYDPDTVRENGLPGMAIGRMAGHISFLSHQSMTKKFGREYRRNDGLFELFGKFQIESYLEYNGYNFTKWFDPLSYLYITKAINIYDLSRGFDSMEQALSKINAELYLVSFAKDLLFLPDEMEAIYTAMTTQGKTNVDYYAVESDYGHDAFLVEIDKIDTYVREAL; encoded by the coding sequence ATGTTAAACCTGCAGATTCACAGCGAGCATTTTACCAACCCTCTTTATCTGGAGAGCGGGAGGATTCTCGAACCTTACGACATCGTTTACGAGACGTACGGAGAATTGAACGACGCAAAAGACAATGTCGTTGTGATCTGCCATGCCCTCACCGGATCGCATCACGCGGCCGGTACGTACGAAGGGGACAACAAACCCGGGTGGTGGGACGGACTAATAGGCCCCGGCAAAGCGGTTGATACCGACCGTTTTTTCGTGATCTGCACCAACGTCATCGGCAGCTGTTTCGGCTCGACGGGCCCGATGTCGCTGCGCTACCCTTACAACGAACCCTACCGTTACAAATTCCCCGTCATCACGATCCTCGATATGGTCAAGGCGCAGCGGATTCTGTTCGACCGTCTGGGAATCCATGAGGTTCACGCGATCATCGGCGGATCGATGGGGGGGATGCAGGCGCTTGCGTTTGGCGTCTTTTTCCCCAATTTCGCCAAAAAGATCATTGCGATGGCGACAACCGCCGCGACCCAGCCCTGGGCGATCGCGTTTAACAAGGTCGCGCAGGAAGCGATTCTCAGGGATCCCGATTTCAAAAACGGTTATTACGATCCCGACACGGTCCGAGAAAACGGCCTCCCGGGGATGGCGATCGGTCGGATGGCGGGACATATCAGCTTTTTGTCGCATCAGTCGATGACCAAAAAATTCGGGCGTGAATACCGCCGTAACGACGGATTGTTCGAGCTGTTCGGGAAATTCCAGATCGAATCGTACCTGGAGTACAACGGGTATAATTTTACGAAATGGTTCGACCCGCTTTCGTATCTCTACATCACCAAGGCGATCAACATTTACGACCTCTCGCGGGGGTTTGATTCGATGGAACAGGCGTTATCGAAGATCAATGCGGAACTCTACCTGGTCAGCTTCGCCAAAGACCTGCTGTTCCTGCCCGACGAAATGGAAGCGATTTACACGGCGATGACGACGCAGGGGAAAACGAACGTCGATTATTACGCGGTCGAGAGCGATTACGGCCACGACGCGTTTCTGGTCGAGATCGATAAAATCGACACTTACGTCAGGGAGGCCCTATGA
- the xseB gene encoding exodeoxyribonuclease VII small subunit gives MNEEASFETKIAKAKEILEKLMDPALPMNESIKAYEEGMKELQSAQKMLEEAELQIQIIKNQEQ, from the coding sequence ATGAACGAAGAAGCCAGTTTCGAAACGAAGATCGCCAAAGCCAAAGAGATCCTCGAAAAGCTGATGGACCCCGCATTGCCGATGAACGAGAGCATCAAGGCATACGAAGAGGGGATGAAAGAACTTCAGTCGGCTCAGAAAATGCTCGAAGAAGCCGAATTACAGATCCAAATCATCAAGAACCAGGAGCAATGA
- a CDS encoding carbon-nitrogen hydrolase family protein, with protein MRCALLQLPSIGMGSNKLENYARVAHQKGVKLVLMGEYLLNPFFKELVQTPVSMIAEQSAHQIETLKALAARYELVFVAPIVTVKKKECTKTIVKVGPRSVTYYPQQFLINYPHWNEEKFYNNPVEPVKPPMIFAVGGFKFAVMGGFETHFDPLWEAVETKNVDAVLVPSASTFESHNRWRELLKMRAFTHNCYILRANRVGEYFDEKHAWKFYGDSMVISPEGEIEADLGNTEELLIVDLDRKALSEARKGWGFKEALRKRNARI; from the coding sequence ATGCGCTGTGCCCTTTTGCAACTCCCCTCGATCGGAATGGGGAGCAACAAACTAGAAAACTACGCGCGGGTAGCGCATCAAAAAGGGGTCAAGCTCGTTTTGATGGGAGAATATCTCCTGAACCCGTTTTTCAAAGAACTGGTCCAGACCCCCGTGTCGATGATTGCCGAACAAAGCGCCCACCAGATCGAGACCCTCAAAGCGCTGGCCGCCAGATACGAGCTTGTGTTTGTCGCCCCGATCGTCACCGTCAAGAAAAAAGAGTGCACCAAAACGATCGTCAAAGTAGGCCCCCGAAGCGTCACCTACTATCCTCAACAGTTTCTGATCAACTACCCGCACTGGAACGAGGAAAAATTTTACAACAACCCCGTCGAACCGGTCAAACCGCCCATGATTTTTGCCGTAGGCGGATTCAAATTCGCCGTTATGGGAGGATTCGAGACCCATTTCGATCCCCTTTGGGAAGCCGTCGAGACCAAAAACGTCGATGCCGTCCTCGTCCCCAGTGCCTCGACGTTCGAATCGCACAACCGCTGGCGCGAACTCCTGAAAATGCGGGCGTTTACCCATAACTGCTACATTCTCCGTGCCAACCGGGTCGGCGAATATTTTGACGAAAAACATGCCTGGAAGTTTTACGGCGATTCGATGGTCATCTCTCCCGAAGGGGAGATCGAAGCGGATCTGGGGAATACCGAAGAGCTGCTGATCGTCGATCTGGACCGCAAAGCGCTGAGTGAAGCGCGCAAAGGGTGGGGCTTTAAAGAAGCGCTCCGCAAACGAAACGCCCGCATCTGA
- a CDS encoding HesA/MoeB/ThiF family protein gives MMHYFHRQVQLWGEETQRSLQNKRIAVIGSGGLGSSLAFALGASGIGEIHMIDFDTVSLHNIHRQIAFKTGDEGKNKAEVACALIESRCPYVKAVPHACRFEEFAEKGIDVDLIVDATDNLPTRGMINTYAKAKGLPWVYGSVEAFNGQVCFFDEASFNELFKITQKTPAGIAAPIVMHIASLQANLALRYLAGLSVKKDFLYYLFFNEEGELVTQKFALPKSR, from the coding sequence ATGATGCACTATTTCCATCGCCAGGTACAGCTCTGGGGCGAAGAGACGCAACGCAGCCTTCAGAACAAACGGATCGCCGTGATCGGAAGCGGAGGACTCGGTTCTTCGCTGGCGTTCGCGCTGGGGGCCTCGGGGATCGGCGAGATCCACATGATCGATTTCGATACCGTCAGTCTCCACAATATCCACCGTCAAATCGCTTTTAAAACGGGTGACGAAGGGAAAAACAAAGCCGAAGTGGCGTGTGCTCTCATCGAGTCGCGCTGTCCCTACGTCAAAGCGGTTCCCCACGCCTGCCGTTTCGAAGAGTTCGCGGAAAAAGGGATCGACGTCGATCTCATCGTCGATGCGACCGATAACCTTCCCACGCGGGGTATGATCAACACCTACGCCAAAGCCAAAGGGCTTCCGTGGGTTTACGGCTCGGTCGAAGCTTTTAACGGGCAGGTCTGTTTTTTCGACGAGGCCTCTTTCAACGAGCTGTTTAAAATCACCCAAAAGACCCCTGCGGGGATTGCGGCTCCGATCGTCATGCACATCGCATCGCTGCAGGCGAATCTGGCGCTGCGGTATCTTGCCGGGCTGAGCGTCAAAAAAGATTTTCTCTACTATCTGTTTTTTAATGAAGAAGGGGAGCTGGTAACGCAGAAATTCGCATTACCCAAGAGCCGATAA
- a CDS encoding c-type cytochrome, with protein MKYIAAIACSLLLIGCSDSAQTESNASVTPSETNASVETNVSESNLTSAVDTAPQASAPTAVSTTEAKTSETKVAEPKAAQPAPKAPVAPVKTSEPAPAKAAASAAADGGALFGQKCASCHGTKAEKSALGKSQVIAGWNAQQVKEALKGYQAGTYGKEMKALMQGQAKGLNDGQIDALANHISGL; from the coding sequence ATGAAATACATCGCCGCCATCGCCTGTTCGCTGTTATTGATCGGATGCAGTGATTCCGCCCAAACCGAAAGCAACGCCTCCGTCACCCCGAGCGAAACCAATGCAAGCGTCGAAACCAACGTTTCCGAATCCAATCTGACCTCTGCCGTCGACACGGCACCGCAAGCCTCTGCCCCTACAGCCGTTTCCACAACCGAGGCCAAAACATCGGAAACCAAGGTAGCGGAGCCGAAAGCAGCACAACCCGCCCCCAAAGCACCCGTCGCGCCGGTAAAAACGTCCGAACCGGCTCCGGCAAAAGCCGCTGCGTCCGCAGCCGCGGACGGGGGCGCACTGTTCGGACAGAAATGCGCTTCGTGCCACGGAACCAAAGCGGAAAAATCGGCACTGGGAAAATCGCAGGTAATTGCGGGATGGAACGCTCAGCAGGTCAAAGAGGCGCTTAAAGGGTATCAGGCCGGTACCTACGGCAAAGAGATGAAGGCGTTGATGCAGGGACAGGCAAAAGGGCTGAACGACGGACAAATCGACGCTCTGGCGAATCATATCTCCGGGCTCTGA